From a region of the Drosophila virilis strain 15010-1051.87 chromosome 3, Dvir_AGI_RSII-ME, whole genome shotgun sequence genome:
- the LOC6624075 gene encoding uncharacterized protein, with protein sequence MKKRQRITGHAAGTPKTTTFATCCLCFRVTSATARVERLHLLGSWLPLPLLALAIFSTFAGCSAIGYSYTRFEGPVAGPERLVAVPDAYGGGTHSDYVARPEYSFAYGIEDGQTRVLQNRKETRNGDEVRGVYSVVDPDGTLRVVKYTADDTNGFQAEVITNGVATLHGHGSDAGGVHVQQQVEHDQANEVQGEEDDGDNSAGTQQQGEEAEEDAEEEAEPLPAAPQKGKGQYKVHEDHDEDDEGENEDNENEGGGDHEEYEGSSEEGYEDANTHSQQQLEDTDSSEEY encoded by the exons aTGAAGAAGCGACAACGCATAACCGGCCACGCAGCTGGAACACCAAAGACGACAACATTTGCCACTTGTTGTTTGTGCTTCCGCGTTACGTCCGCGACGGCACGCGTCGAGCGGTTGCACCTACTCGGCTcgtggctgccgctgccgctgctggcgttgGCGATCTTCTCAACATTTGCCGGCTGCTCGGCCATTGGCTATTCCTATACGAGATTTGAGGGTCCGGTGGCGGGGCCGGAGCGACTGGTAGCCGTGCCCGATGCCTATGGCGGTGGCACGCACTCCGACTATGTGGCACGACCCGAATATAGCTTCGCCTATGGCATCGAAGATGGTCAGACGCGTGTGCTGCAGAATCGCAAAGAGACGCGCAACGGCGACGAGGTGCGCGGCGTCTACAG CGTAGTCGATCCTGATGGCACCCTGCGCGTGGTCAAATACACAGCGGACGACACGAACGGCTTTCAGGCCGAGGTAATCACAAATGGTGTTGCCACACTCCATGGCCATGGCAGCGATGCTGGTGGCGTTCATGTGCAGCAGCAAGTGGAACACGACCAGGCCAACGAAGTGCAAGGGGAGGAAGACGATGGCGATAATAGTGCTGGCACGCAGCAGCAGGGGGAGGAGGCCGAGGAGGATGCGGAGGAAGAGGCAGAACCCTTGCCAGCTGCACCACAAAAGGGCAAGGGTCAGTATAAGGTGCATGAGGACCATGACGAAGATGATGAGGGCGAGAATGAGGACAATGAGAACGAAGGCGGGGGCGATCATGAGGAATACGAGGGCAGCAGCGAGGAGGGCTACGAGGATGCGAATACGCatagccagcagcagctggaggatACGGACAGCAGCGAAGAGTATTAG
- the LOC6624459 gene encoding cuticle protein 8 codes for MKYFVAIALLLAAAQAVPIELGHYGPSLLQVHHAPVLAHAVHAEPVAYPKYSFNYGIKDPHTGDIKSQAEERDGDVVKGQYSLVEPDGSVRTVDYTADDHNGFNAVVHKTAPKIIAHAPVVHAPVLAHAPLLHHY; via the exons ATGAAG TACTTTGTTGCCATTGCTCTGCTGCTTGCCGCCGCCCAAGCTGTGCCAATTGAGCTGGGTCACTATGGTCCATCATTGTTGCAGGTGCATCATGCCCCAGTGTTGGCCCATGCTGTGCATGCGGAGCCGGTGGCCTATCCCAAATACTCCTTCAACTATGGCATCAAGGATCCCCACACCGGCGATATCAAGTCTCAGGCTGAGGAGCGTGATGGTGATGTTGTGAAGG GCCAATACTCGCTGGTCGAGCCCGATGGCTCTGTGCGCACCGTAGACTACACTGCCGATGATCATAACGGTTTTAATGCCGTCGTCCACAAGACCGCGCCCAAGATCATCGCCCATGCGCCCGTCGTGCACGCTCCAGTCCTGGCACACGCCCCGCTACTGCACCACTACTAA
- the LOC6623122 gene encoding uncharacterized protein: protein MEVLTNTIRLWLFLLLLLLVAKVYAALATPVSAGNAAYAKTADENRSEPSKMSNYFLHEPYGPKTYAFGYEVEDAQSGNIQFRDERRFLNGSIEGSYGYVRPDGYVQVTRYRSNEESGYLAHSQSYAPGDQRVDFIWPTQRPDLLKVQHEMQPAVNISWDPKSHLNVSVDQVEHKVAQQLKQQHGLDLNHINVAQDVLQPAVLDIVNGKTPLTTQANGSLAFETLHNFIDNDLPLVPFELPAEELLTTTTTTTLATTLAPLGKRTTLGTYNKAKSNNDEKAPQVATVVISTTLPPPRPLVNDNSNASSWYHKIIQANRREFLEHLPNLHQLNA, encoded by the exons ATGGAAGTTCTTACAAATACAATTCGCCTTTGGTTGTTT ctgctgctgctgctgctcgtcgCAAAAGTATACGCCGCGTTGGCCACGCCAGTGTCAGCAGGAAATGCAGCATACGCGAAGACGGCCGACGAAAATCGCAGTGAACCGAGCAAAATGAGCAACTACTTTCTGCATGAGCCTTACG GTCCCAAAACCTACGCCTTTGGCTATGAAGTGGAGGATGCACAGTCTGGCAATATACAGTTTCGGGATGAAAGGCGTTTTCTGAACGGCAGCATTGAGGGCAGCTATGGCTATGTGCGGCCCGACGGATACGTCCAGGTGACACGCTACAGATCCAATGAGGAGAGCGGCTACTTGGCGCACTCCCAAAGCTATGCGCCGGGCGATCAGCGTGTGGACTTCATTTGGCCCACACAGCGTCCGGATTTACTCAAGGTGCAGCATGAAATGCAGCCAGCTGTGAATATAAGCTGGGATCCTAAGAGTCATTTGAATGTGAGCGTGGATCAGGTGGAGCATAAAGTGGCACAGCAGCTGAAGCAACAGCATGGCCTGGATTTGAATCACATTAATGTGGCGCAGGATGTGCTGCAGCCAGCTGTGCTGGACATAGTCAATGGCAAGACGCCGCTTACGACTCAAGCCAATGGCAGTTTAGCCTTTGAAACATTGCACAACTTTATAGACAATGATTTGCCGCTGGTGCCATTCGAGCTGCCAGCCGAAGAACtgcttacaacaacaacaacaacaacattggctACAACTTTGGCTCCATTGGGCAAGAGAACAACGCTTGGCACATACAACAAAGCCAAGTCCAATAACGATGAGAAGGCACCGCAAGTGGCCACAGTTGTGATTAGCACCACATTGCCACCGCCCAGGCCTTTGGTTAATGATAATTCCAATGCTAGCAGCTGGTACCACAAAATCATTCAGGCAAATCGTCGTGAATTCCTAGAGCATTTACCAAATTTGCATCAACTAAACGCTTAG
- the Cpr66Cb gene encoding histidine-rich glycoprotein isoform X1 encodes MAFKYLIFASALCLSLAYPVDHHYYEESHGGYEHLGHHEAEPIHDYGHQHQIERISLGEEHGHEHPHYEVEQHHTEDEHVDYYAPPKYAFKYGVNDFHTGDVKSQHETRDGDTVKGQYSLVEPDGSIRTVDYTADKHNGFNAVVHKTAPVHHHEEIHDHHEHHY; translated from the exons ATGGCCTTTAAG TATCTGATTTTTGCATCGGCTCTGTGCCTGAGCCTGGCCTATCCGGTGGATCATCATTATTATGAGGAGAGCCACGGCGGATATGAGCATTTGGGCCATCACGAGGCTGAGCCCATACACGACTATGGACATCAGCATCAGATTGAGCGCATCTCGCTGGGCGAAGAGCATGGTCATGAGCATCCCCACTACGAGGTGGAGCAGCATCATACCGAGGACGAGCATGTCGATTACTAT GCCCCGCCCAAATATGCCTTCAAGTATGGTGTCAATGATTTTCACACCGGCGATGTGAAGTCACAGCACGAGACCCGCGACGGCGACACCGTGAAGGGTCAGTACTCGCTGGTGGAGCCCGATGGTTCCATACGCACCGTTGACTACACCGCCGACAAGCACAATGGCTTCAATGCCGTCGTGCACAAGACAGCGCCTGTGCACCACCACGAGGAGATCCACGATCATCACGAGCATCACTACTAA
- the Cpr66Cb gene encoding histidine-rich glycoprotein isoform X2, with protein MQLQYLIFASALCLSLAYPVDHHYYEESHGGYEHLGHHEAEPIHDYGHQHQIERISLGEEHGHEHPHYEVEQHHTEDEHVDYYAPPKYAFKYGVNDFHTGDVKSQHETRDGDTVKGQYSLVEPDGSIRTVDYTADKHNGFNAVVHKTAPVHHHEEIHDHHEHHY; from the exons ATGCAATTGCAGTATCTGATTTTTGCATCGGCTCTGTGCCTGAGCCTGGCCTATCCGGTGGATCATCATTATTATGAGGAGAGCCACGGCGGATATGAGCATTTGGGCCATCACGAGGCTGAGCCCATACACGACTATGGACATCAGCATCAGATTGAGCGCATCTCGCTGGGCGAAGAGCATGGTCATGAGCATCCCCACTACGAGGTGGAGCAGCATCATACCGAGGACGAGCATGTCGATTACTAT GCCCCGCCCAAATATGCCTTCAAGTATGGTGTCAATGATTTTCACACCGGCGATGTGAAGTCACAGCACGAGACCCGCGACGGCGACACCGTGAAGGGTCAGTACTCGCTGGTGGAGCCCGATGGTTCCATACGCACCGTTGACTACACCGCCGACAAGCACAATGGCTTCAATGCCGTCGTGCACAAGACAGCGCCTGTGCACCACCACGAGGAGATCCACGATCATCACGAGCATCACTACTAA
- the Pex2 gene encoding peroxisome biogenesis factor 2, with protein sequence MLAKNKYVPRVNQIDAIYLNKDISRMIRDNLLENLQAISPVLFIKIQPELDLLIQSAIWFGSVGKRCSTFGQQLLVLAYDAEKLTVSRLALHFALTVLPGYVKSWEEKRLSRHVEWFSRAITWTENSALVLNVLNYFRFLKTGRKPTLIDYLLGLDYISLRNNQRRDIGYKYLTRELLWGGFMEILGLLLPIINFRKIQRLLKAGFFGEEGQHARRRESVTRELVAAKMTTNTTCSYCGERPTLPHHMGCGHIYCYYCLSANLMTDANFSCVKCGASCPESGVQSV encoded by the exons AtgctggccaaaaataaatatgtgccGCGCGTAAATCAG ATAGATGCTATTTACCTCAACAAGGACATATCCCGCATGATACGGGATAATCTGCTGGAGAATTTACAAGCCATATCG CCCGTGCTGTTTATCAAAATACAACCAGAATTGGATTTACTTATACAATCGGCCATTTGGTTTGGCTCCGTGGGCAAACGTTGCTCCAcatttggccagcagctgctggtaTTAGCCTACGACGCCGAGAAACTAACTGTTTCCCGACTGGCCCTACACTTTGCGCTTACCGTGCTGCCGGGCTATGTTAAGAGCTGGGAGGAGAAACGTTTGTCGCGCCATGTCGAATGGTTTAGCCGGGCGATTACGTGGACAGAGAACAGTGCCTTGGTCCTGAACGTGCTCAATTACTTTCGATTTCTAAAGACCGGGCGAAAGCCCACACTGATTGACTATCTGCTGGGCTTGGACTACATCAGTTTGCGCAACAATCAAAGACGCGACATTGGCTACAAATACCTGACACGTGAACTGCTATGGGGCGGCTTTATG GAAATTCTGGGTCTGTTGCTGCCGATTATCAATTTTCGAAAGATCCAAAGGCTTTTGAAGGCTGGCTTCTTTGGAGAGGAGGGTCAGCATGCCCGGCGGCGGGAAAGTGTTACCAGGGAACTTGTTGCCGCCAAAATGACGACGAACACCACTTGCAGCTACTGCGGCGAACGTCCTACGCTGCCCCATCACATGGGCTGCGGGCACATATATTGCTATTACTGCTTAAGCGCCAATTTGATGACAGATGCGAACTTTAGTTGTGTTAAATGTGGGGCCAGCTGTCCAGAGAGCGGTGTGCAAAGTGTTTAA
- the LOC6624647 gene encoding PHAF1 protein CG7083: MLDLEIVPEISLGCDAWEFVLGMHFSQAIAIIQSQVGIIKGVQVLYSDTNPLGVDIIINLPQDGLRLIFDPVVQRLKTIEVFNMKLAKLKYCGVYFNSPEVLPSIEQIEHSFGATHPGVYDAAKQLFALHFRGLSFYFPVDSKLHSGYAHGLGSLVFLNGASPVVSKMSLYAGSNVAENRAPSLPLACYHRQLYLESATVLRTSYGHTKGLKLKLFTEGSGRALEPRRQCFTRELLFGDSCEDVATNLGAPNRIFFKSEDKMKIHSSSVNRQVQSKRSDIFFNYFTLGIDVLFDARTQTCKKFILHTNYPGHFNFNMYHRCEFQFQLETDHQPGESESKHDHVNITAYTKWDEISGSLATSERPVVLHRASSTNTANPFGSTFCYGYQDLIFEVMPNNHIASVTLYNTAPPRQPAHSWQQHKMQDIRLTVA; encoded by the coding sequence ATGCTCGACCTGGAAATTGTGCCAGAGATCTCACTAGGCTGCGATGCCTGGGAATTTGTGCTGGGCATGCACTTCTCTCAGGCCATAGCCATCATACAATCACAGGTGGGCATCATAAAAGGCGTACAAGTGCTCTACTCCGACACCAATCCGCTGGGCGTGGACATCATCATAAATCTGCCACAGGATGGACTACGTTTGATCTTTGATCCGGTTGTGCAGCGCCTGAAAACCATCGAAGTGTTCAACATGAAGCTGGCAAAGCTGAAATACTGCGGCGTCTATTTCAATTCACCCGAAGTGTTGCCCAGCATAGAGCAAATCGAGCATTCATTTGGCGCCACCCATCCGGGCGTCTACGATGCGGCCAAGCAGCTCTTTGCGCTGCACTTCCGTGGACTGAGCTTCTATTTTCCCGTGGACAGCAAATTGCACTCAGGCTATGCCCATGGCCTGGGCTCGCTGGTCTTTCTAAATGGCGCCTCGCCAGTGGTATCAAAAATGTCACTGTATGCGGGCAGCAATGTTGCTGAAAATCGTGCGCCTTCACTGCCATTGGCCTGCTATCATAGACAATTGTATTTGGAGTCGGCCACCGTGCTGCGCACCTCATATGGCCACACCAAGGGCCTGAAACTGAAGCTCTTCACGGAGGGTTCGGGTCGCGCCTTGGAGCCACGCCGTCAGTGCTTTACGCGTGAGCTGCTCTTTGGCGATAGCTGTGAGGATGTGGCCACCAATTTGGGCGCACCCAATCGCATCTTCTTCAAGAGCGAGGACAAAATGAAGATACACAGCTCGAGCGTCAATCGCCAGGTGCAGAGCAAACGTAGCGATatattctttaactatttcACCCTGGGCATCGATGTGTTGTTCGACGCTCGCACCCAGACCTGCAAAAAGTTCATACTGCACACCAATTATCCGGgccattttaatttcaatatgtATCATCGCTGTgagttccagttccagctgGAGACGGATCATCAGCCTGGCGAAAGCGAGAGCAAGCATGATCATGTCAATATAACTGCCTACACCAAATGGGATGAAATAAGTGGCTCGCTGGCCACATCAGAGCGTCCGGTGGTGTTGCATCGCGCCAGCTCGACGAATACAGCGAATCCCTTTGGCTCGACCTTTTGCTATGGCTATCAGGATCTGATATTCGAGGTGATGCCCAACAATCACATCGCCTCCGTAACGCTGTATAATACGGCACCGCCACGACAGCCGGCGCATTCCTGGCAGCAGCATAAAATGCAGGACATTCGCCTGACTGTCGCCTAA